From Salipiger profundus, a single genomic window includes:
- a CDS encoding M24 family metallopeptidase, with the protein MIPAPFATRVETLRAAMRAAGAEAFLCDHAEMLHWLTGFTISETFYRGCVLPLEGDPVWVLRAIDEVPCRAATWVGEVVTYADHEDAHATMAEVLKGLGVTRIGADFTSFGFTAFTRDRLTELVPGVEWRNLHEISNRIRDVKDRHEIDLIAQAAAIGDGAMAAITQGIAPGMRARDASAIGANHYLVNGADDYWVGPISIARRAAQGRDGHGMGFLHATFTEDRLGSGDILHVELVPRVRLYSSRFMRSISLGAPSLEDREVMARIAALQDAQFAAIRPGVEAREADAVLRDGMRAEGLRESYPNITGYQLGIYAKTPRSSETMVSLHPGATWRFREGQVFHLYTTARGLALSETVEITAEGCRRLTSTPRRILVAGEDLAGGHQAPRP; encoded by the coding sequence ATGATCCCTGCTCCCTTCGCAACCCGCGTCGAAACGCTCCGCGCCGCCATGCGGGCGGCCGGGGCCGAGGCCTTTCTCTGCGACCACGCGGAGATGCTGCACTGGCTGACGGGCTTCACCATCTCGGAGACCTTCTATCGCGGCTGCGTCCTGCCCCTGGAGGGCGACCCGGTCTGGGTGCTCCGCGCCATCGACGAGGTGCCCTGCCGCGCCGCCACCTGGGTCGGAGAGGTGGTCACATATGCCGACCACGAGGATGCCCATGCCACGATGGCCGAGGTCCTGAAGGGGCTCGGTGTCACCCGCATCGGGGCCGATTTCACCTCGTTCGGGTTCACCGCCTTCACCCGGGACCGCCTGACCGAGCTCGTGCCCGGCGTCGAATGGCGCAACCTGCATGAAATCTCGAACCGGATCCGCGACGTCAAGGACCGCCACGAGATCGACCTGATCGCGCAGGCCGCCGCCATCGGCGACGGCGCCATGGCCGCGATCACGCAAGGCATCGCGCCGGGCATGCGGGCGCGCGACGCCTCGGCCATCGGCGCGAACCACTACCTCGTGAACGGCGCGGACGATTACTGGGTCGGTCCGATCTCGATCGCACGGCGTGCCGCCCAGGGCCGCGACGGCCACGGCATGGGGTTCCTTCACGCGACCTTCACCGAGGACCGGCTCGGGTCGGGCGACATCCTGCACGTCGAGCTGGTGCCGCGCGTCCGCCTCTACTCCTCGCGGTTCATGCGGTCGATCAGCCTCGGCGCGCCCTCGCTCGAGGACCGCGAGGTCATGGCCCGGATCGCCGCGTTGCAGGACGCGCAGTTCGCCGCGATCCGCCCGGGCGTCGAGGCACGCGAGGCCGACGCGGTGCTGCGTGACGGGATGCGCGCGGAAGGGCTGCGTGAAAGCTATCCCAACATCACCGGCTACCAGCTGGGGATCTACGCCAAGACCCCGCGGTCTTCGGAAACGATGGTGAGCCTGCATCCGGGGGCCACGTGGCGCTTCCGCGAGGGTCAGGTCTTCCACCTCTACACGACCGCACGCGGGCTCGCGCTTTCGGAAACGGTCGAGATCACGGCAGAGGGCTGCCGCCGCCTGACCAGCACGCCCCGGCGGATCCTCGTCGCCGGAGAGGATCTCGCGGGCGGTCACCAGGCTCCGCGCCCGTAA